In Desulforegula conservatrix Mb1Pa, the sequence GTGACACTTGTGGCATTGGTACAGATCTCTTGATTTGAGCTCGCAAAATTTCGAACCGCCGCAATTCGGACAACTAAAACCATGCGGCCATCTAAGTCTGAATAATGAGTCTTGGCACTTATCTTCGGTCCCATATTCGGACAGGAATTCGTGAATACTCTTTCCTTTTTGAAATTGGATCATATTTTTTGCCATGCTACACCTCCATCATATCTGGATAATCTTTCACATGCCTTAAGATAAGCATGGCGGAGTAAAAATGGTAATCAAAAAAATCAATAAGTTTAACACTCTCCCCAAACAGTAGAGAGAAACATGCCACAACAAGCTATGTGCAACGATTACTTCTTTTGACGCATTTACAATTGGATAGATGGTCTTTCTTTTGGTTTTTTGCAGGATTTAGGTATAAACAATTTTGGGGGCAGCCATTCATCTGTTTTGATCATTTTTTCATGTGGTTCTGTCTTATTTTCAGTTGTAAGTGCCAGCGGATCGCTTATTGTAAAAAGCCAAAAAAAAATTTATGACTATTGTGGATGCTTGCTAAACGGCTCTTTCGGTGTTTTCGGTATCTTCGTTTTTCTGACCAGCCGATCATACCGAGAATAGTGCATAGCCACGTTTCTTTATAGGATTCATCGTTTGAAAGCATGAAATCAAAAAAACCGACTCCGAAGGGGCCGTTTTTTTTGATATCAATGATAGCTGACTGAGAATTTGTAAGACTTGAGACCAGCTGAAACCATAATGTTTGTGTATTGCAAATGGATTAACTTTTTTATAATGGAAGGAATTTCCCTGCCTCCAGGCATTTTTCATGAAACTTGTTGCTTCCAAGAAGCCACATTTCCTTGTCGATAGGCGTATTGCTGACCTGATCCAGCGTATCCTGCGAGAAAGCACCATTCTTCACAAGCTCGGCTCCTGCTCTGACAATGCCTTCCTTTATTTTTTTGACGTCATCTGTAAAGATTTGATCCATACCAAGAATATAGCTGCTTGGTCTCAGAACCGAACCGACAAATTCACTCTGGATGTGTAGGGTGAATTTTTTCACGTGCTCTTCAACCGCATCAAAATTGTCCATTTCATAGAATCCTGCAACACTTAAAAGAGCAACTTTTGGAAGTTTTTCATGTAGTTTGATATGGCGGTAGTGGCCATACACAATTTCAAACCTGACGTCAATCAGGGGAACGAACCTGTCCATAAATGTTTTCATCTGTCCTGAAACTCCGTCTGCGTAAACAGGCGTTGCCATAACCATGTAATCGGCCTTGAGTATTTTCTGATGAACCTCAGCCATGCCGTCCTTGTGAACGCAGAGATGATCCTTTGAATAGAAACAGTGCATGCATCCCAGGCAGAATTTGGGTTTCATGGTCTGAAGATCAATCTGCTCTACGGTCGCCCCTGCTGACTCGCACCCCTTTATAAAGTTGGAGATCAACTGATATGTCATGCCTTTTTTGAGCGACGGACTCCCGTTGATTACAATAATATTCATGATAATTCCTCCATGTTGGTCTTTGATGATATATCCATTGGATATATATCATCTTTCAAAAAATATTTGCAATAATAATTTTTTAAGGTATATATCAAGTCGATATATAAAATTTAGTTCGTGTAGCAACATAAAAGAATGCAGGAGGCAATATGACTGATTATGATGTGATAATAATTGGCGCCGGAAACGGAGGGCTGACATCTTCCGCCACACTCGCAAAATCAGGAAAAAAGGTGCTTCTTCTTGAAAAGCACAATATTCCTGGAGGATGCGCGACAAGCTTTATAAGGGGAAGATTTGAATTTGAGACCGCTCTTCATCAGTTAAGCGGAATGGGTTCGAAAGAAAAACCCGGACCGCTTCGCGGTATTATGAGAAAACTTGAAGTTGAGGACAAAATCGATTGGGTTGAATCAGATATCATATATCGTGTTGTCGTTTCCGATGAACTTGACCTGACGCTCCCATCAGACAGAAAGGCTGCTGTGGCCATACTTCAGGAAAGATTTCCTCACGAAAGGGATAATATCCGTAAGTTTTTCGAAATGATCTATGCATATATAAGGGAGTTTGTGGGCAGTCTGTTCGCAGAAGAAAAGAAAGTCGAGAAAGAATCCTTCCCGACATATTTCAGATATAATCTCAAAAGCTTTGAAGAAGTGTTTGACGAATTTTTTACAGACCCGCTTCTGAGAACGGCCCTTAATTTTTACTGGTGCTACGTGGGCCTTCCTCCTGAAAGGATTTCCTTTGACCCTATTGCGAAATGTTTTTTTTCGTACCTGGAGTTCAAACCCTACCACATCAAGGGTGGTTCCCAAGTTATGTCAACGGCATTGACTGAGACCATACTGAAATATGGTGGAGAAATCAGATTCAACTGCGGAGCCCAAAATATAATTGTAAAGGATGGCCGTATATCAGGAGTCGTGACCGAGCATGGCGATGTCTGTACCGCACCATACATAGTGTCAAATATTTCGCCAATCCGCATCTATGCTGATCTCATACCCCCAGAGCATGTAAGCAGCGAAGCTCTTTCCAGTATGAGAAACAGCAAGGTCGGGGTTTCCGCCTTCACGCTTTATATTGGTCTTGACTGTTCGCCGGAAACAGTGGGTATCACCGAAGCTACAACCTTCTGTTACGACAATGCTGATATGAATGAGGTTTTTAACGCTGTCAGCAGAATGGACACTCAAGATGATTTCTATCTTATGTCCTGCTACAACATCGACAATTCTGATGCATCTCCTTCAGGAACCACCCAGATTTCAGCATTATGCCTGAAATACGGGGAGCCTTGGGAAAAGCTTAAGCCGGAACAATATTATGAAACAAAATTTGCTGCCGCAGAGACGCTGCTTCAAAGAATAGAAAAAAGATTTCCTGGGTTGCGGGCACATATCGAAGAGCTGGAAGTGGCAACTCCTATCACGCACATGAGATATCTGGGACATCCGGGCGGAGCCATCTATGGCTTTGACAAAAGCATGAATGATTCAGGCGTTTTCTTCCCGAAAAATGCAATCATGGAAGGACTTTACTTTGCAGGCGCCTGGTTTGAATGGGATGGATTCCAGCCGACTCTTACATCAGGCCATGACGTTGCAAAGGAAATACTTGAAAAGATGAAAGAAACAGGGAGGGCATAACATGAAAGCATATGCGAAGCACTTTGACAGGTTCGAGGCTCTGAAAAACGAGATGGAGGAAGGCCGCAGGAACGGCATTGACTATCGGGCAGACAGAGGAAAAACTGGAGCAATTATCAATCTTTATCACCCCAAAACCATAGACTGCCAAGTTTCTGAGATAATTGAGGAAACACCTGATGCAAAGACTTTCAGGCTTTCTCCTGCAAACGGATATATGCCGCCTTTTCTTGCAGGTCAATACATCAATGTTTTTGGAGAAGTTAACGGCATAAGAACAAGCAGGCCATACAGCATATCATCGTCACCGCTCCAGAGGATGTATTACGACATTACAGTCGCGCGTGTGGCAGACGGATTCTTTTCAGACTATATGCTGAATATAGTAAAAAAAGGCGACCGTCTCCAGACATCCGGGCCATCAGGACATTTTTATTTCAACCCGCTCTTCCACAGCAAACATTCCGTATTCATCGCAGGTGGATGTGGTATCACTCCATTTATGAGCATGATAAGAGAAATATGCGATGCAGGGCTGAATAGAAATGTAACCCTTCTTTATGGAAACAGGGGAGAAAAGAACATCATTTTCCATGACGAGCTTAAGGAACTATCAGAACGCAACAGCAACATAAACTATATTCCTGTGATTTCTGACCCGTCCGGGATTTATTCAGGCCAGTGCGGTTTCATAGATGCCTGCTGCGTCCAGAAATTCGTACCGGATATCTCTGAATGCACATACTACATCTGCGGGCCTGAAGCCATGTATGAATACTGTTTGCCCCAGCTTGAATCCATGAATCTACCGCTAAGAAAAATTCGGCGAGAGATGTTTCCCTCTGCAAGGGACATCACAAAGGAAAAGGGATGGCCAGCAGGGGTGACAGGACAGGAAGAATTTTCTGTGAAAGTCAGGGGAGTAAGAACCATCACTGCAAAATCAGGAGAAACATTGCTTGCTGCACTTGAAAGGGCGGGAATAATCATCCCTGTTAATTGTAGATGTGGAGAATGCAGTATATGCAGGGTAAAGCTTATATCAGGAAAGGTCTTTCAGCCAAGAAATGTTCATCTCAGGCTGGCTGATGCAAGATTCGGGTACATCCATTCATGCAAATGCTATCCGCTGGAAGATATTGAAATAATGCTCTGATCATTAAAAACATTGGGGAGCTTTTTTAAAAAGCTCCCCCCTAACATTTCTATTTTGCCTTTTTTAAGTTAAAAACAAGATTAACAAAATGCGTCAATTATGAGTAGCCCCGCTGATTTTTTCTTTAAGTTCGTCAAATATCTTTGTATAGCTGTCTCTCATGTGTAGATAATAGTCAATTCCGAAATCAAGAGTCTTTATTTTCCAGGGATCTATATCATAATCCGCATATTTGCTTTTTAATCCACGCATCATGTCGATCTGGGCTGTTAGTTCGGATATATAGGTATTCAGTTGTCTTTCAATTTCATCATTTTCAAGGAAAGAGAAAAAGAACATCCTGCAAAGAGCTTCATCCCTTATCATGGTTATGGCTGAATTCTGGGCCATCCATTCCCTGAACTGGGCCCGACCACTCTCTGTGATGGTATATATCTTGTTAAGTTTACCGTTGTTTATCTCTTCGGTGGATGTAACGTGGCCTGCGCTCTCCAACTTTTTCAGAGCAGGATATATGCTACCGTAGCTCGTATTGAAGAAATGATTGGTGCTTTTCTCCATGGCTTTTTTGATGTCATAGCCTGTAAGGTTTTTTTCCATCAAAAAACCCAGAATGATATTCTCTATCATGACAATCCCTGTTTTCAGCATTTTTTTATAAGATAAAACTTTTTCCAATGGAGTCTGCCAAGACAATCAATACTTTTCTTGTACAAACTTAAATCCTGCAAACGAAGGATTTCAATAGGTGTCATATAAAAAAGGTAATATTCACTATTTGTTAGAGGCCAATCAAGCAACATGCAGATATCACCTTTTTCATGCAGAAGATAACATGTAAAAAGGCGGCTACCAAGGCAAAAATTAAGGCGGTACTGACGGGTAAAAACCTGACTTCAAATACGGGGCTGCTGCCAGTGTTGAGATTCATAAAGAAGCTTTCACTTGTGAAGGATACAGACAGTCTCTCAAAGACATGGACACCAGAGGATCAAACTCGGGAATCCGCTTTCCCTTGGCAATTGGGCGTATAATAATCGCTCTGATAGCAGAAGCGACGGAATTGGAACACGTAAGCAGAATTTGCTCAGATAAAGATATTGATCCGGTGATTAAACATATAAAAAACCTGAAGCGTGATTCCTTCTAAATCATGCAATAACGTAGAATCAAAAATTTATATATTATGCCACCGGAGCAATATTATAATTTTGGCTATGTTCCCTTGAGAGGAAAATAGCCAAAATTTTTGTTTTTTTCATGATTAAGGTTACAAAAAAAACCTAAGGCTCACACAAAAAGCCACATACCTATATTATAGACAGCCACTGAAAAAACAAATGCAACCGTAGTGTTAAAAACCATGCTGAAGGCAGCCCATTTTCTGGAAGCTTCCTTTGCAATTGCGACCACTGTTACAAAGCACGGAGAATAAAGCATAACAAAAATCATAAGAGCAAGCGCCACAGCAACATTCCAGCCAGGATCAGACGCGAGCCTTTTTCCAAGGCCTTCAGAATGTTCTGCGTCAACATTTCCCATTGAATAGGCTGTACCAAGGGATGATACGATTACTTCCTTGGCCGCAAAACCGCCTATCAGCGCAATATTCACGCGCCAGTCAAAACCGGCAAGTTTTGATATCGGCTCAAGAGCCTGTCCAAGCATTCCTGCATAAGACACCCTCAGAGTCTTCATGGATTCCTCAGCTGATATTTCTTCAAGCTTTGCTTCAAGCCCGGCTTTTTCGTCATTATCAGAGACAGAACTGATCTTGGTCTGAATTTCAGATTTTTTAGTTTCAAAACCGGCCTTCTGAGCCTCATCCAATCCGGGATATGTCATCCCTGCCCATATTATCACGGAAAGACCAAGTATTACTGTTCCAGCCTTTTTTATATACTGCCACGCTCTTTCCCAAGTATGAATAATCAGGCCTTTAAAAGTTGGAAGCCTGTAAGGAGGAAGCTCCATCAAAAAAGGAGTCGCATCTCCGCGGATCAAGGTCGATCTTAAAAACCTTGCTGCAAGAAGGGCAAAAATCCAACTTGTGATAGTAGCCCCGAACATTGCAAGCGCTGCTTTTTCGCCAAAAAAGGCTCCGCAGATCAGAATGAAAACAGGAACCTTTGCTCCGCAGTTCATGAATGGCACGACAAGAAGGGTGGCAAGTTTTTCCTTGGGACTCCTTAATATGCGGCTCGCCATTACGCCTGGAACTGCGCATCCTCCAGGAATTCCTCCTGCGATTATCAGGGGCATTACAGAGGAGCCATGAAGGCCGAAAATCCTGAGAACCCTGTCCATCATATAAGCCATTCTGGCCATATAGCCGGAGTCTTCAAGAAAAGTTACCATCATGAACATGATTATAATCAGAGGAACAAAGCCAAGAACACCGCCTACGCCGCCAATAACCCCTGAAACAACAAGGGATTCGAGATCACCATCAGGCATTATGGACGCAACCGTATCCCCAAGCCATCCGAACAAAGCCTCAAGCCAGCCCATTGGTGCGGCCCCGAGCTTGAAGGTGATTGCAAACATGGCATATAAAACCATAAGCATTATGACTGGCCCGAAAAACCGGTTTGTTAGCAGGGCGTCAATCCTGTCAGAAAGGATCACCCTATCTAGGGCCGAATCATCCGCCATAACTCCATCTTTCAGAATGGATGCAATGAATCCGTATCTGTAGTCTGCAATCAGGGATTCTGGATATATTCCAAGAGTGTCCTTGCAATGCTTTGCTGTTTTTTCCGCGAGTTTTTTAATGGCTTCAGATTTTTCTCCGGCTTTTGTCACAATATCCAGAATCTGGTCATCGCCCTCAAGATATTTGATTGCAAGCCATCTTGAAGGAAAACGTCCATCGCATAATTTCAAATCTTCAATCATGTCTGCAATCTGGGTAATTACAGGATCAAGATCAGGGCCATAGGTTATAACAAGAGGATTCAGAGCCCCCTGCCTGTCACAACTCATTTTCATGGCAGCGGTTATCATATCATCCTTGCCTTCTCCTGTTCTTGCAACGGTTTCAATCGCAGGAGCGCGAAGGTGGTGTGAAAGAAGACTTGTATTTATGTGCCTGCCCTGCTTTCTTACCTCGTCCATCATATTAAGAGCGACCACAAGCGGAGATCCAAGCTCAAGAAGCTGTACTGTCAGATAAAGATTTCTCTCAAGGTTTGTTGCATCAACTATATTGATTACACAGCCTGGCTTGGAATCAACAAGATAGGTTCTTGAGACCAACTCTTCCTGTGTATAGGCCGTAAGCGAATAAGTTCCTGGAAGATCGACAATATTAAGATCGTCCGAACCAAAACGCATTGATCCTTCGCGTTTTTCTACAGTAACGCCGGGATAATTTCCAACTCTTTGCCGACCTCCGGTGAGAGTATTAAACATTGTGGTTTTACCGGCATTTGGGTTTCCGGCAAGGGCGAATTCATAATTCTGTTTCATTGAACACCTTGTATTTTTAATGCTTAAGATTTGCCTTGCTCTACAAAAATATAATCAGCCTCACTGTTTCTAAGGGTCAGGGTAAATCCTTTCAACCTCAGAGCCACAGGATCCTTAAGCGGAGCTTCACCAATCACTTTAATCTCTGTATTCGGAACAAGGCCCATGGCCCTTATTCTTCTGCCAAGCTCACCCTCGGCCTTAACAGCGCTTATAACAGCCTTTTCATTCACCTTCAGTTTTCTTAAACACACAATATCCATAAAGCACCTGTTTTTGGTTAGACTAAATTATTAAGCTCAATCAAGTGAGCTTAAAATATATAATAGGCACTTAGAGGTCAAGCATAAAATTAAAGAATGGAAATAAAAATAGATTAGACTAACTTATAAATAAAACGACCAAGATCAGATAGCCAGAAAAGTCTTTAAATCCAATAATACAGGGGAGTAATCAGACTCTCTTTGACAGCTGGCAGAAAAAACAGGGGCTTATAAATGACAATGCCGCAAAAAGTCCAGTTCCCGTCATTTAGGCGCAGACTGGAATCCAGAAGTGCCTGAAAATACAAAGAGCCTGATCAAGTCAGGAATGATGATGAAGCACTTTTCTGTCTATTTGCGAGTCCAGCGATATTCATACATGACTGAAGTCAGTCAAAAAATGATCGAAGATCAGCCGAGCGTTTTTTTTGCAAAATCATAAGATATCCAGGGCAAGACTAAAAACAGTTCCTTTATTCTCAGAGGTTTTGAAGCTTACGATCCCGTTCAGTATTGTTTCCCCGAAAAACTTCATGGAATATGTCCCAAGCCCTCTTTCCAGACCTTTCTTTGTGCTGAAATTACGTTGAAATATTCTCTGTGAAATATTTTCCGGTATAAACGATCTGTTCCATACTGAAAAAGCGATCTTCCTTTCATCCACTTCAAAAAACACCCTTACCTCATCGTCAGAATCTGTTGCTTCAAGGGCATTTGTAATCATGTTGCACAGGATTCTTAAGAGGAGAGAACGATCTGTCCTTAAAATAGTATCTTTATCAAACGCCTTAAAGACCAGTTTTTTATTGTTTACGGCGGTATGTTTTTTATAAATTGTTTTAAGCTCATCAAGGATCATTTCCGCTGAAATATCACAGTAAACCGGATTTGGAATGCACGAATCTTCAGAGAAAAATTTTTTTTGTATTGCTATCTCACTAGCTATACGCAGAGAGAAATCGTAAATTTCCTTCAAATCTTGTTGTGCAGTATTAAGATGATCATGGAGAAGGAGTTCACATCTTCCGAGAAG encodes:
- a CDS encoding transposase; amino-acid sequence: MAKNMIQFQKGKSIHEFLSEYGTEDKCQDSLFRLRWPHGFSCPNCGGSKFCELKSRDLYQCHKCH
- a CDS encoding flavodoxin family protein, whose amino-acid sequence is MNIIVINGSPSLKKGMTYQLISNFIKGCESAGATVEQIDLQTMKPKFCLGCMHCFYSKDHLCVHKDGMAEVHQKILKADYMVMATPVYADGVSGQMKTFMDRFVPLIDVRFEIVYGHYRHIKLHEKLPKVALLSVAGFYEMDNFDAVEEHVKKFTLHIQSEFVGSVLRPSSYILGMDQIFTDDVKKIKEGIVRAGAELVKNGAFSQDTLDQVSNTPIDKEMWLLGSNKFHEKCLEAGKFLPL
- a CDS encoding phytoene desaturase family protein; protein product: MTDYDVIIIGAGNGGLTSSATLAKSGKKVLLLEKHNIPGGCATSFIRGRFEFETALHQLSGMGSKEKPGPLRGIMRKLEVEDKIDWVESDIIYRVVVSDELDLTLPSDRKAAVAILQERFPHERDNIRKFFEMIYAYIREFVGSLFAEEKKVEKESFPTYFRYNLKSFEEVFDEFFTDPLLRTALNFYWCYVGLPPERISFDPIAKCFFSYLEFKPYHIKGGSQVMSTALTETILKYGGEIRFNCGAQNIIVKDGRISGVVTEHGDVCTAPYIVSNISPIRIYADLIPPEHVSSEALSSMRNSKVGVSAFTLYIGLDCSPETVGITEATTFCYDNADMNEVFNAVSRMDTQDDFYLMSCYNIDNSDASPSGTTQISALCLKYGEPWEKLKPEQYYETKFAAAETLLQRIEKRFPGLRAHIEELEVATPITHMRYLGHPGGAIYGFDKSMNDSGVFFPKNAIMEGLYFAGAWFEWDGFQPTLTSGHDVAKEILEKMKETGRA
- a CDS encoding 2Fe-2S iron-sulfur cluster-binding protein, whose amino-acid sequence is MKAYAKHFDRFEALKNEMEEGRRNGIDYRADRGKTGAIINLYHPKTIDCQVSEIIEETPDAKTFRLSPANGYMPPFLAGQYINVFGEVNGIRTSRPYSISSSPLQRMYYDITVARVADGFFSDYMLNIVKKGDRLQTSGPSGHFYFNPLFHSKHSVFIAGGCGITPFMSMIREICDAGLNRNVTLLYGNRGEKNIIFHDELKELSERNSNINYIPVISDPSGIYSGQCGFIDACCVQKFVPDISECTYYICGPEAMYEYCLPQLESMNLPLRKIRREMFPSARDITKEKGWPAGVTGQEEFSVKVRGVRTITAKSGETLLAALERAGIIIPVNCRCGECSICRVKLISGKVFQPRNVHLRLADARFGYIHSCKCYPLEDIEIML
- a CDS encoding PadR family transcriptional regulator, translating into MIENIILGFLMEKNLTGYDIKKAMEKSTNHFFNTSYGSIYPALKKLESAGHVTSTEEINNGKLNKIYTITESGRAQFREWMAQNSAITMIRDEALCRMFFFSFLENDEIERQLNTYISELTAQIDMMRGLKSKYADYDIDPWKIKTLDFGIDYYLHMRDSYTKIFDELKEKISGATHN
- the feoB gene encoding ferrous iron transport protein B, whose protein sequence is MKQNYEFALAGNPNAGKTTMFNTLTGGRQRVGNYPGVTVEKREGSMRFGSDDLNIVDLPGTYSLTAYTQEELVSRTYLVDSKPGCVINIVDATNLERNLYLTVQLLELGSPLVVALNMMDEVRKQGRHINTSLLSHHLRAPAIETVARTGEGKDDMITAAMKMSCDRQGALNPLVITYGPDLDPVITQIADMIEDLKLCDGRFPSRWLAIKYLEGDDQILDIVTKAGEKSEAIKKLAEKTAKHCKDTLGIYPESLIADYRYGFIASILKDGVMADDSALDRVILSDRIDALLTNRFFGPVIMLMVLYAMFAITFKLGAAPMGWLEALFGWLGDTVASIMPDGDLESLVVSGVIGGVGGVLGFVPLIIIMFMMVTFLEDSGYMARMAYMMDRVLRIFGLHGSSVMPLIIAGGIPGGCAVPGVMASRILRSPKEKLATLLVVPFMNCGAKVPVFILICGAFFGEKAALAMFGATITSWIFALLAARFLRSTLIRGDATPFLMELPPYRLPTFKGLIIHTWERAWQYIKKAGTVILGLSVIIWAGMTYPGLDEAQKAGFETKKSEIQTKISSVSDNDEKAGLEAKLEEISAEESMKTLRVSYAGMLGQALEPISKLAGFDWRVNIALIGGFAAKEVIVSSLGTAYSMGNVDAEHSEGLGKRLASDPGWNVAVALALMIFVMLYSPCFVTVVAIAKEASRKWAAFSMVFNTTVAFVFSVAVYNIGMWLFV
- a CDS encoding FeoA family protein, whose protein sequence is MDIVCLRKLKVNEKAVISAVKAEGELGRRIRAMGLVPNTEIKVIGEAPLKDPVALRLKGFTLTLRNSEADYIFVEQGKS
- a CDS encoding sensor histidine kinase; protein product: MKTFFASPHRSDFQVLERDLDLISQNPVIDGLMNFVSGLFAVLNQDRQVIALNNSFFELIGIEDTSKFFGLRLGEVVDCIHSRDMPGGCGTSRFCSSCGAAISMVAVLGRNKADERTCALEVMRGDRVVDLFLSIKCCPLDIGGRRFLLLFVQDISKEQQLFNLKKVFFHDISNTLVGLLGRCELLLHDHLNTAQQDLKEIYDFSLRIASEIAIQKKFFSEDSCIPNPVYCDISAEMILDELKTIYKKHTAVNNKKLVFKAFDKDTILRTDRSLLLRILCNMITNALEATDSDDEVRVFFEVDERKIAFSVWNRSFIPENISQRIFQRNFSTKKGLERGLGTYSMKFFGETILNGIVSFKTSENKGTVFSLALDIL